From Salinibacterium sp. ZJ450, one genomic window encodes:
- a CDS encoding MmgE/PrpD family protein, with amino-acid sequence MKLHPVRVHPSSDNLQREDQLAWKIAGVAADHVDVTPEVTDMVINRIIDNASVATASLGRAPVLAARDQAEQAGQPRGTGTGATVFGSTVKASPEWAAWANGVAVRELDYHDTFLAAEYSHPGDNIPPILAVAQHTGRSGEELLRGIVTGYEIQIDLVKAISLHKHKIDHVAHLGPSAAAGIGTLLGLSQETIFQAIGQALHTTTATRQSRKGEISTWKAHAPAFAGKMAVEAVDRAMRGQTSPTPIYEGEDGVIAWLLDGKDAHYEVPLPEQGEARRAILDSYTKEHSAEYQAQAWIDLARKLGTERPELRDPNNITRVVLHTSHHTHYVIGTGANDPQKFDPTASRETLDHSIPYIFTVALQDGSWHHVDSYAPERAGRPDTVQLWHKVNTVEDAEWTRRYHSTDIAEKAFGGRVEIDLADGTRLVDEIAVADAHPLGARPFAREQYVQKFRTLADGVLAADEIDRFLDTAQRLPELTAAELAGLTVTGSVPSAGTKGIF; translated from the coding sequence GTGAAACTCCATCCTGTCCGCGTTCACCCCAGCTCAGACAACCTGCAGCGTGAAGACCAGCTCGCCTGGAAGATCGCCGGGGTCGCCGCCGACCACGTCGATGTGACGCCCGAGGTCACCGACATGGTGATCAACCGCATCATCGACAACGCGTCCGTCGCGACCGCGTCGCTCGGCCGGGCACCGGTGCTCGCCGCCCGCGACCAGGCCGAGCAGGCCGGGCAACCGCGGGGCACCGGCACCGGCGCCACCGTCTTCGGCAGCACCGTCAAGGCCAGCCCCGAGTGGGCCGCGTGGGCCAACGGCGTGGCCGTGCGCGAACTCGACTACCACGACACCTTCCTTGCCGCCGAGTATTCGCACCCCGGCGACAACATCCCGCCGATCCTCGCGGTGGCCCAGCACACCGGCCGTAGCGGCGAGGAACTGCTGCGCGGCATCGTCACCGGCTACGAGATCCAGATCGACCTGGTGAAGGCGATCAGCCTGCACAAGCACAAGATCGACCACGTCGCCCACCTCGGCCCGTCGGCCGCGGCCGGCATCGGCACCCTGCTCGGGCTGTCCCAGGAGACCATCTTCCAGGCCATCGGCCAGGCGCTGCACACCACCACCGCCACCCGGCAGTCGCGCAAGGGCGAGATCTCCACTTGGAAGGCGCACGCCCCCGCGTTCGCCGGCAAGATGGCCGTCGAGGCTGTGGATCGTGCCATGCGCGGCCAGACCAGCCCGACCCCGATCTACGAGGGTGAAGACGGCGTGATCGCCTGGCTGCTCGACGGTAAGGACGCGCACTACGAGGTGCCACTGCCCGAACAGGGTGAGGCCCGCCGGGCGATCCTGGACAGCTACACCAAGGAGCACTCGGCCGAGTACCAGGCGCAGGCCTGGATCGACCTGGCCCGCAAGCTCGGCACCGAGCGGCCCGAACTGCGCGACCCGAACAACATCACCAGGGTCGTGCTGCACACCAGCCACCACACCCATTACGTGATCGGCACCGGAGCGAACGACCCGCAGAAGTTCGACCCGACCGCCAGCCGGGAGACCCTCGACCACTCGATCCCGTACATCTTCACGGTCGCCCTGCAGGATGGCAGCTGGCATCACGTCGATTCCTACGCGCCCGAGCGCGCCGGCCGGCCGGACACCGTTCAGCTGTGGCACAAGGTCAACACGGTCGAGGACGCCGAGTGGACCCGCCGCTACCACTCCACCGACATCGCCGAGAAGGCGTTCGGTGGCCGGGTCGAGATCGACCTCGCCGACGGCACCCGCCTGGTCGACGAAATCGCCGTTGCCGACGCGCATCCGCTCGGCGCCCGCCCGTTCGCCCGCGAGCAATACGTGCAGAAGTTCCGCACCCTCGCCGACGGAGTGCTCGCCGCGGACGAGATCGACCGCTTCCTCGACACCGCCCAGCGGCTGCCGGAGCTGACCGCCGCCGAGCTCGCCGGACTCACCGTCACCGGCTCCGTGCCGTCGGCCGGAACGAAGGGAATCTTCTAA